In the genome of Entelurus aequoreus isolate RoL-2023_Sb linkage group LG08, RoL_Eaeq_v1.1, whole genome shotgun sequence, one region contains:
- the LOC133655263 gene encoding kelch repeat and BTB domain-containing protein 13 — translation MEDPEGPRIFQVENATLDLVEKEKEAGWVRVKVEESWFTVERAFLARHSNYFSALFQSGMLESEQKEVYLKGGVHARGFRIALAVCKEENPTICDPDELVDAVECAAFLQVPCLTEHLCDIIDSDNCLLLYHAAHIFGLQELFHGAALFLCDTYEDLRETAEATIPEDLLRYSQSLSPASYIAIGTHSPSMEQLRDSFRIVCYLDEKEEEWKHLTNLPTLCSTSMAGVAVLDNRLYIVGGVFGYGKDTLDGGFCFDPESGIWTALPGPQQPRKDFTFLGHEGRLYAIGGEFQKRCVATAECYDPQKGQWTLIQQAPRPVTSAACAVARRRMFICFWKSPDTTDIYEYTPLKDEWKLATTMTRHQSYGHCMVAHRDNLYVMRNGPCDDFLRCLMDSYNITTGQWTAMPGHYINSKGALFTAMIRGDSAFTVKHMLTLEYTISAQEWKPRRQMKGFPKSGSLWTCLLRLPKTGPIEPQVDAQGKKKEMPLKDGKEGFVDDIL, via the coding sequence ATGGAAGATCCCGAGGGACCACGAATCTTTCAAGTGGAAAATGCGACCCTTGATCTGGTTGAAAAAGAGAAGGAGGCCGGCTGGGTGAGGGTGAAAGTGGAGGAGAGCTGGTTCACCGTGGAGAGGGCCTTTCTAGCGAGGCACAGCAACTACTTCTCCGCGCTCTTTCAGTCTGGGATGCTTGAAAGTGAGCAGAAAGAGGTCTACCTTAAGGGAGGGGTGCATGCAAGGGGTTTTCGTATTGCCCTTGCTGTGTGCAAGGAAGAGAATCCAACTATCTGCGACCCGGACGAGCTCGTAGATGCAGTGGAATGTGCCGCTTTTCTTCAGGTGCCTTGTTTGACTGAGCATCTGTGTGACATCATCGACTCGGACAACTGTCTCTTGCTTTACCATGCAGCCCACATCTTTGGGCTGCAGGAACTCTTTCACGGCGCCGCTTTGTTCCTTTGCGATACCTATGAAGACTTGAGAGAAACAGCAGAGGCAACAATCCCTGAAGATTTGCTGCGGTATTCCCAGTCGTTATCCCCTGCGTCTTACATTGCAATCGGTACCCATTCTCCTTCAATGGAACAGCTCCGTGACTCCTTCAGGATCGTGTGCTACCTCGATGAGAAGGAAGAAGAATGGAAGCATCTCACAAACCTCCCCACCCTTTGCAGCACATCCATGGCCGGCGTGGCGGTGCTGGACAACCGTTTGTACATCGTCGGGGGAGTTTTTGGTTATGGAAAGGACACGCTGGACGGTGGCTTCTGCTTTGACCCTGAATCAGGGATTTGGACCGCTCTTCCGGGACCGCAACAACCGAGGAAGGACTTCACTTTCTTGGGGCATGAAGGGCGACTATATGCCATTGGTGGTGAGTTCCAGAAAAGATGTGTGGCCACTGCAGAGTGTTATGATCCTCAGAAGGGCCAGTGGACTTTAATACAACAAGCACCAAGGCCGGTAACATCCGCTGCTTGTGCTGTTGCAAGGCGCCGGATGTTTATTTGCTTCTGGAAGTCACCTGACACCACAGACATCTATGAGTATACACCGCTTAAAGATGAGTGGAAACTCGCGACTACCATGACCAGACATCAGAGCTACGGCCACTGTATGGTCGCCCACAGGGACAATTTGTACGTGATGCGCAACGGGCCTTGCGACGACTTCCTCCGCTGTCTCatggactcttacaatatcacCACAGGACAATGGACAGCCATGcctggacactacatcaacagcAAGGGGGCACTGTTCACCGCAATGATTAGGGGGGACTCGGCGTTCACTGTGAAACACATGCTAACGCTTGAATACACCATCAGTGCACAAGAGTGGAAGCCCCGAAGGCAGATGAAGGGTTTTCCAAAGAGTGGATCACTTTGGACGTGTTTACTTAGGCTTCCCAAGACAGGACCAATAGAACCACAGGTTGATGCACAGGGGAAGAAAAAGGAAATGCCTTTGAAAGACGGAAAGGAGGGATTTGTCGATGATATTCTGTAG